The Papaver somniferum cultivar HN1 chromosome 3, ASM357369v1, whole genome shotgun sequence genome includes a region encoding these proteins:
- the LOC113357859 gene encoding B3 domain-containing protein Os07g0679700-like, producing the protein MESMKVCANVLCTSSRNRNDTSTSTIEWRKGWDLRSGGSAVLCHNCGFAYEQSVYCEAFHTKESGWRECISCGKRLHCGCIVSKSLFELLDDGGVECISCTKNLKYSSMQSHENQNGFATALALINNAGEIRSASIEDRVDGPSINMGKLLQMGKSIEVDGQISLLESLRNASNGQIKRGQVPLGEGWSTVFSNLNQVPVGSCEIIKQVNGKEMLGVKNLDESLSQTCLSINVGASLGNTNLALTLSGSAVEGRDLSTFPSSYPHGQRSRNLLPRPPRVGLAIGSEGTKDGVPQVRVARPPVEGRGRNQLLPRYWPRITEEELQQISGDSNSTIVPLFEKILSASDAGRIGRLVLPKACAEAYFPPISQPEGVPIRIQDAKGKDWLFQFRFWPNNNSRMYVLEGVTPCIQSMQLQAGDTVTFSRIDPEGKLVMGFRKASNSVNLQDSQISAIANGALGNASFFPDVIENLPIASGYAGLLQSLKGSTDPHLNAMSEHIRIGGDFSWHETEKQGKRSNEGMQLQHLLLPEKKRSRNIGSKSKRLLIDSESALELKLTWEDAQDLLRPPPSIKPSIVIIEDHEFEEYEEPPVFGKRTIFTSGPAGVQAQWAQCDNCSKWRRLPIDVLVPPKWTCVDNVWDSKRCTCSGPDELTPKLLEHLLRLDMEFKMQSMSTSDKERQEHESSGLDTLATAAFLGNKNGDDSAVAPSVATTTRHPRHRPGCTCIVCIQPPSGKGPKHKPTCTCNVCMTVKRRFKTLMLRKKKRQSEKEAEIAQRNKCNVESSRDEIEVESASRGIVFPVDVSENREACQAIESESANESRTHIEKDLTVSVKSGHLDLNSDPDHRSEELQAVAAAAAGMSERVSMVSLLQEASLPLETYLKQNELRSLVHEQQQLQISSPNSNDVLPQAANDGESDEQPAHDDQDACIASEVPEREKGADKGDDMLDPAKNDSS; encoded by the exons ATGGAGTCAATGAAAGTCTGTGCGAATGTTTTGTGTACGAGTAGCCGCAATAGAAATGATACATCTACATCTACGATCGAGTGGAGAAAAGGATGGGATTTGCGATCTGGTGGCTCCGCCGTTCTCTGCCATAATTGCGG GTTTGCGTATGAACAATCAGTTTACTGTGAGGCATTCCACACTAAAGAATCTGGTTGGAGGGAGTGCATTTCATGTGGTAAG CGTCTTCATTGTGGATGTATTGTGTCGAAATCTTTGTTTGAATTGCTTGATGATGGGGGTGTAGAGTGTATTAGCTGCACAAAGAATTTGAAATATTCTTCT ATGCAAAGTCATGAAAATCAGAATGGGTTTGCTACGGCACTGGCACTGATAAACAATGCTGGAGAAATCAGATCTGCCTCCATTGAAGATAGAGTGGACGGTCCTAGCATTAATATGGGAAAACTACTGCAAATGGGAAAGAGTATTGAGGTTGATGGCCAAATCAGCCTGCTTGAATCATTGAGGAATGCCTCAAATGGGCAAATTAAAAGAGGGCAAGTCCCTTTAGGGGAAGGCTGGTCCACAGTATTTTCAAACTTAAATCAAGTGCCCGTTGGTTCATGTGAAATTATCAAACAAGTCAACGGTAAAGAAATGTTGGGTGTCAAGAACCTAGACGAGTCATTATCTCAGACTTGCTTGAGTATTAATGTCGGTGCTTCTTTAGGAAACACAAATCTAGCACTTACCCTTTCTGGTTCGGCTGTCGAAGGAAGGGATCTTAGCACATTCCCATCTTCTTATCCGCATGGACAAAGATCCCGTAATCTCCTTCCCAGGCCCCCGAGGGTGGGACTAGCCATAGGTTCAGAGGGTACAAAGGATGGGGTTCCACAAGTACGTGTTGCAAGACCACCTGTTGAAGGACGGGGAAGAAACCAATTGCTTCCACGTTATTGGCCAAGAATTACTGAAGAAGAACTGCAGCAGATATCTGGAGA TTCGAATTCCACAATTGTGCCTTTGTTTGAGAAAATTCTAAGTGCTAGTGATGCGGGTCGAATTGGTCGCTTAGTTCTCCCAAAAGCATGTGCAGAG GCGTATTTTCCTCCTATTTCTCAACCAGAAGGAGTTCCTATAAGGATTCAAGATGCAAAGGGAAAAGATTGGCTGTTTCAGTTCAGATTCTGGCCTAACAATAACAGCAGGATGTACGTCTTAGAGGGGGTGACACCTTGCATACAGTCCATGCAATTACAAGCCGGTGATACTG TAACATTTAGCCGCATAGATCCTGAAGGAAAACTTGTTATGGGGTTCCGTAAGGCATCAAACTCTGTGAATCTGCAG GATAGTCAAATTTCTGCAATTGCTAATGGTGCCCTTGGCAATGCCTCTTTCTTTCCGGATGTTATCGAGAACCTACCAATAGCAAGTGGTTACGCTGGCCTCCTCCAGTCACTGAAAGGGAGCACAGATCCCCACTTAAATGCTATGTCCGAACATATTCGTATAGGTGGTGATTTTAGCTGGCATGAAACTGAGAAGCAGGGGAAAAGATCAAATGAGGGAATGCAGCTTCAGCATCTGCTGCTTCCAGAGAAAAAAAGGAGTCGTAATATTGGGTCTAAGAGCAAGAGGCTGCTTATAGATAGTGAATCTGCACTGGAACTAAAGCTTACATGGGAAGATGCACAGGATTTGCTCCGTCCACCCCCAAGCATTAAGCCTAGTATTGTCATTATCGAGGATCACGAGTTTGAAGAGTATGAA GAGCCCCCAGTTTTTGGAAAGAGGACTATTTTCACATCTGGGCCAGCTGG GGTACAGGCTCAATGGGCTCAGTGTGACAATTGCAGTAAATGGCGAAGGTTGCCTATAGATGTTCTTGTCCCTCCGAAGTGGACATGTGTAGATAATGTTTGGGATAGTAAAAG GTGTACATGTTCTGGACCTGATGAGTTAACTCCCAAGTTATTGGAACATCTTCTCAGACTTGACATGG AATTTAAGATGCAGAGTATGTCAACAAGTGATAAGGAGCGACAAGAACACGAGTCTTCTGGCTTAGACACCTTAGCTACTGCCGCGTTTCTTGGAAATAAGAATGGTGATGATAGTGCAGTTGCACCATCTGTCGCGACCACCACTAGACACCCAAGGCATCGTCCTGGTTGCACATGCATTGTTTGCATCCAGCCACCAAGCGGGAAGGGGCCCAAGCACAAACCTACGTGCACATGCAACGTTTGTATGACCGTGAAGCGCCGGTTTAAAACTCTCATGTTGCGGAAAAAGAAACGGCAGTCAGAGAAGGAAGCCGAAATTGCACAGAGGAATAAGTGCAATGTGGAAAGTTCTAGGGATGAAATAGAAGTGGAAAGTGCATCGAGAGGCATTGTTTTTCCTGTTGATGTTTCAGAGAATCGTGAAGCCTGCCAAGCAATTGAATCGGAGTCAGCAAACGAGAGTAGAACCCACATTGAGAAAGACTTGACTGTGAGTGTAAAGAGTGGTCACCTTGACTTGAACTCTGATCCTGATCACCGCTCAGAAGAGTTGCAAGCTGTAGCTGCTGCAGCAGCAGGCATGTCTGAACGTGTGAGTATGGTCAGTCTGCTCCAGGAGGCAAGTCTTCCACTGGAGACCTATCTGAAGCAAAATGAGCTTAGGAGCTTGGTGCAtgagcagcagcagcttcaaatCAGCAGCCCAAACTCTAATGATGTATTGCCACAGGCAGCTAATGACGGTGAGAGTGATGAACAACCGGCACATGATGATCAGGACGCCTGCATTGCTTCTGAGGTTCCTGAGCGAGAGAAAGGCGCTGATAAAGGGGATGACATGCTTGATCCAGCAAAAAATGATTCATCGTGA